From the Oncorhynchus nerka isolate Pitt River linkage group LG28, Oner_Uvic_2.0, whole genome shotgun sequence genome, one window contains:
- the LOC115112744 gene encoding polycystin-1-like protein 2: MTLLKDNHPCANYNYLLNVQTGSRRGAGTSANVTVKLVGTQGESEPHHLSDPDKPVFERRGVDLFLVTTPFPLGELTGIQLCHDNSGGHPSWYLNKVTIQDLQRQKVWHFLSSSWLSSDRGEGLTKKTLNAAKKNEIRSFRNIFQTRTSSGFRDQHIWVSIVDPPWRSPFTRAQRVSCCMSLLLCTMAINIAFWKIPKNQQSPVIFTIGSLEVTWEEIMVGVESGLLMFPINILIITIFHSIKSRVAQPKEKNHDMQGLKPLTVTMPTILKVLSFHFQNKVLLLCYSSAPYFVYNLQTLPSFIPFSWAFLFS; encoded by the exons ATGACACTCCTGAAGGATAACCACCCATGTGCCAATTATAACTACCTACTGAATGTCCAGACTGGCAGTCGGAGAGGGGCGGGTACCTCTGCCAAT GTGACAGTCAAGTTGGTGGGtacacagggagagagtgagcccCACCACCTAAGTGACCCTGATAAACCAGTATTTGAGAGAAGGGGTGTGGACTTGTTCCTGGTGACCACACCCTTTCCCCTGGGGGAGCTGACGGGCATCCAGCTGTGCCATGACAACTCTGGGGGGCACCCCTCCTG GTATCTCAACAAGGTGACGATCCAAGACCTGCAGAGACAGAAGGTTTGGCATTTCCTATCCTCATCATGGCTGAGCTCCGACAGGGGGGAGGGGCTGACCAAGAAGACCCTCAACGCTGCCAAGAAGAATGAGATCAGAAGCTTTAG AAATATTTTCCAGACCAGGACGTCGTCAGGCTTTAGAGATCAGCACATCTGGGTGTCCATCGTAGACCCTCCCTGGCGTAGCCCATTCACCCGAGCACAGAGGGTGTCCTGCTGCATGAGCCTCCTGCTCTGCACCATGGCCATCAACATCGCCTTCTGGAAAATCCCCAAAAACCAGCAGTCTCCTGTCATCTTCACCATTG GATCGCTGGAGGTCACTTGGGAGGAGATCATGGTGGGGGTGGAAAGCGGTTTGCTCATGTTCCCCatcaacatcctcatcatcaccataTTCCACAGTATCAAGTCGCGAGTTGCCCAACCAAAGGAGAAGAACCACGATATGCAGGGCCTGAAACCCCTCACCGTTACCATGCCAACCATTCTTAAGGTCCTCTCTTTCCATTTTCAAAATAAAGTGTTGCTGCTGTGTTATAGTTCTGCTCCATACTTTGTCTATAACCTTCAAACACTCCCATCGTTTATTCCTTTCAGCTGGGCCTTCCTTTTTTCTTAA
- the LOC135565597 gene encoding polycystin-1-like protein 2 — MVNLLCKSQKNKVPELEKKLESCDDLCSALGRVQGVIQLMQGLSEGDPHWVYCSKFVLYFLHHLSMCLERLDESAFPTPEARQHILNTVHLLQKMSEMVFTSHMAYSPPRVAREKRKSSSCWLPWWFVFVGWFLLVSISVVSTYFTLMYGFAYGREKSIQWVISLAMSLFQSIFILQPLKVIGMAIFFALLLKPVAVEDSEEVGLLLKEQQEMCKLYSGREIH, encoded by the exons ATGGTGAATCTGCTCTGTAAGAGCCAGAAGAACAAAGTGCCTGAGCTAGAGAAGAAGCTGGAGTCATGCGATGACCTTTGCTCAGCCTTGGGCAGAGTGCAAGGGGTCATTCAGCTTATGCAAG GGTTGAGTGAGGGTGACCCACACTGGGTCTACTGCAGCAAGTTTGTCCTGTACTTCCTCCACCACCTGTCCATGTGCCTGGAGCGGCTGGATGAGAGTGCCTTCCCCACCCCAGAGGCCCGTCAACACATCCTGAACACTGTCCACCTGCTGCAGAAGATGTCCGAGATGGTTTTCACCAGCCACATGGCTTACAG tcctccCCGTGTTGCTAGGGAGAAAAGGAAAAGCTCGAGCTGCTGGCTGCCCTGGTGGTTTGTGTTTGTGGGCTGGTTCTTGCTCGTCTCCATCAGTGTGGTGTCCACGTACTTTACCCTGATGTATGGCTTTGCCTATGGCAGGGAGAAATCCATCCAGTGGGTTATCTCTCTGGCCATGTCCCTCTTCCAGAGCATCTTCATCCTGCAGCCTCTTAAG GTAATTGGTATGGCGATCTTCTTTGCCCTCCTCCTCAAACCAGTGGCAGTAgaagacagtgaggaggttgGACTACTCCTGAAAG AACAACAGGAGATGTGTAAATTGTACTCCGGTAGGGAGatacactga